The proteins below are encoded in one region of Aquisphaera giovannonii:
- a CDS encoding deoxyribonuclease IV, protein MPRTRAKCTAPPQEPPRFGAHMSIAGGYERAIHAAHAVGFGAVQLFTKNNNQWKAPAITDGHLARFREALEATGIGALVSHASYLINLASPDDSLWGRSIDGMVVEVERCHALGIPDLVVHPGAHMEAGEEAGMDRVAAALDRILERTEACQVTIDLETTAGQGTCLGHRFEHLGGILERVRHPRPLGICADTCHIFAAGYSLDGGEGYDETIRQLEAAVGLHRLRVWHLNDSCRDCGSRVDRHAGIGAGRMGLEPFRRLVNDPRFRHLPMILETPKGTEEGEELDAQNLRTLRQLIAT, encoded by the coding sequence ATGCCGCGTACCCGCGCGAAGTGCACCGCACCGCCCCAGGAACCGCCCAGGTTCGGGGCCCACATGTCGATCGCCGGGGGCTACGAGCGGGCGATCCACGCGGCCCACGCCGTCGGCTTCGGCGCGGTCCAGCTCTTCACGAAGAACAACAACCAGTGGAAGGCGCCGGCCATCACCGACGGCCACCTCGCCCGCTTCCGCGAGGCGCTCGAGGCGACGGGCATCGGGGCGCTCGTCTCCCACGCGTCGTACCTGATCAACCTGGCGAGCCCCGACGACTCGCTCTGGGGGCGATCGATCGACGGGATGGTCGTCGAGGTCGAGCGCTGCCATGCGCTGGGCATCCCCGACCTGGTGGTCCACCCCGGCGCCCACATGGAGGCCGGCGAGGAGGCCGGGATGGACCGCGTGGCCGCGGCCCTGGACCGGATCCTGGAGCGGACGGAGGCATGCCAGGTGACGATCGACCTGGAGACGACGGCGGGGCAGGGGACCTGCCTGGGCCATCGCTTCGAGCACCTCGGGGGGATCCTGGAGCGGGTCCGCCATCCCCGGCCGCTCGGCATTTGCGCGGATACGTGCCACATTTTCGCGGCGGGCTATTCCCTGGATGGAGGCGAAGGGTACGATGAGACGATCAGGCAACTGGAGGCCGCCGTCGGGCTGCACCGGTTGCGCGTCTGGCATCTGAACGACAGTTGCCGGGATTGCGGCAGCCGGGTGGACAGGCATGCCGGGATCGGCGCCGGGCGGATGGGCCTGGAGCCGTTCCGCAGGCTGGTCAACGACCCTCGGTTCCGCCACCTGCCGATGATCCTGGAGACTCCCAAGGGGACCGAGGAGGGCGAGGAACTCGACGCGCAGAACCTGAGGACGCTCCGCCAGCTCATCGCGACCTGA
- the aceK gene encoding bifunctional isocitrate dehydrogenase kinase/phosphatase: MWIPAEHHRLARRGAASIAEAFDAYEREFRSITARARHRFIRRDWPGMHRDAAERLDVYGRAVAGVAAAVRTSLDASEKDPKVWATMKGAYAELIAGRPDIELARTFFNSASRRIFTTIGVNPQIEFLGPDLDDPADPPGEAEPVERTFPASRSLPGLIREIVESCGFEAPFEDLDADASEVARRIEVEAARAAADPLDAIDVIASVFYRNQGAYLVGRIWRGTRATPLALAIVHGRAGLVIDAALLHADDVSILFSFTRSYFHVEVSRPARLVAYLKGVMPRKPTAELYNAIGFNRHGKTELFRDLMAHIQHSTERFEIAPGERGMVMCVFTLPSFDIVFKVIRDRFAYPKTATRREVMQSYQLVFRHDRAGRLADVQEFEHLAFPRARFSDDVLDELAREAGQTASIGADVVELRHLYVERRMMPLNLFLREASPADARAAILDYGQAVKDLAATDIFPGDMLLKNFGVTRHGRVVFYDYDELCRVTDCHFRELPTASSPDEDFAAEPWFYVGPADIFPEEFLRFLGLQGEPLRAFLEFHADLLTSRYWTGMQSKHRAGELVDILPYRDSLRITRA, encoded by the coding sequence ATGTGGATCCCGGCCGAGCATCATCGCCTGGCCCGACGGGGGGCCGCCTCGATCGCCGAGGCCTTCGACGCCTACGAGCGGGAATTCCGGTCCATCACCGCGAGGGCCCGTCATCGCTTCATCCGCCGCGACTGGCCGGGCATGCATCGCGATGCCGCCGAGCGGCTGGACGTATACGGCCGGGCCGTCGCCGGCGTGGCCGCCGCCGTCCGCACCTCGCTCGACGCCTCCGAGAAGGACCCCAAGGTGTGGGCGACCATGAAGGGCGCCTATGCCGAGCTCATCGCCGGCCGGCCGGACATCGAGCTCGCGAGGACGTTCTTCAACTCGGCCAGCCGGCGAATCTTCACGACCATCGGCGTCAACCCGCAGATCGAGTTCCTCGGCCCCGACCTCGACGACCCGGCCGACCCGCCGGGCGAGGCGGAGCCCGTCGAGAGGACCTTCCCGGCGAGTCGCTCGCTGCCGGGCCTGATCCGAGAGATCGTGGAAAGCTGCGGCTTCGAGGCCCCGTTCGAAGACCTCGACGCCGACGCGAGCGAGGTCGCCCGGCGGATCGAGGTGGAGGCCGCCCGCGCGGCCGCCGACCCCCTGGACGCGATCGACGTGATCGCCTCGGTCTTCTACAGGAACCAGGGGGCGTATCTCGTCGGCCGCATCTGGCGAGGGACGCGTGCCACCCCGCTGGCCCTCGCGATCGTCCACGGACGCGCCGGCCTCGTCATCGATGCCGCCCTGCTCCACGCGGACGACGTGAGCATCCTGTTCAGCTTCACCCGCTCGTATTTCCACGTGGAGGTGAGCCGGCCGGCCCGGCTGGTCGCGTACCTGAAGGGCGTCATGCCCCGGAAGCCGACCGCGGAGCTGTACAACGCCATCGGCTTCAACAGGCACGGCAAGACGGAATTGTTCCGCGACCTGATGGCACACATCCAGCACTCGACCGAACGCTTCGAGATCGCCCCCGGGGAGCGCGGGATGGTGATGTGCGTCTTCACGCTCCCCTCGTTCGACATCGTCTTCAAGGTCATCCGCGACCGCTTCGCCTATCCCAAGACCGCGACCCGGCGCGAGGTGATGCAGAGCTATCAGCTCGTCTTCCGACACGACCGCGCGGGGAGGCTGGCCGACGTGCAGGAGTTCGAGCACCTGGCCTTCCCGCGGGCCCGGTTCTCGGATGACGTCCTGGACGAGCTCGCCCGGGAGGCCGGCCAGACCGCGAGCATCGGAGCCGACGTCGTCGAGCTGCGGCACCTCTACGTCGAGCGGCGGATGATGCCGCTCAACCTGTTCCTGCGGGAAGCCTCACCGGCCGACGCCCGCGCGGCGATCCTCGACTACGGGCAGGCCGTCAAGGACCTGGCCGCCACGGACATCTTCCCGGGCGACATGCTCCTGAAGAACTTCGGCGTGACCCGCCATGGACGCGTCGTCTTCTACGATTACGACGAGCTCTGCCGCGTCACCGACTGCCATTTCCGCGAGCTACCGACGGCCAGCAGCCCGGACGAGGACTTCGCCGCCGAACCCTGGTTCTACGTCGGCCCCGCCGACATCTTCCCCGAGGAGTTCCTTCGCTTCCTCGGCCTGCAAGGGGAACCGCTCCGGGCCTTCCTGGAGTTCCACGCCGACCTCCTGACCTCCCGCTACTGGACCGGGATGCAGTCCAAGCACCGGGCCGGTGAGCTCGTCGACATCCTCCCCTACCGCGACTCCCTCAGGATCACCCGCGCTTGA
- a CDS encoding RraA family protein, whose product MPTPRLDAGQLDRLRLYNTPTIANAIELFDVRPRDRGFLPHAIRCLLPEIGPVVGYAVTSRTTAKPPGPEESEPDLLADYLRYVAAAPGPKISVAQDIDDPPGLGAQFGEVTATIHKRLGCVGHVTSGCPRDLDEVRALGFALFGLNPCVSHAYVRLVDFGGPAVLGGVTVESGDLIHADKHGVCIIPPSVAPDLAEACAEVERRERPLLEICRSDDFSLERYIELRLGLQSKTHE is encoded by the coding sequence ATGCCCACACCCCGCCTCGACGCCGGCCAGCTCGACAGGCTGCGGCTCTACAACACGCCGACGATCGCGAACGCCATCGAGCTCTTCGACGTCCGCCCTCGCGACCGGGGCTTCCTCCCGCACGCGATCCGCTGCCTGCTGCCGGAGATCGGGCCGGTCGTCGGATATGCGGTCACGAGCCGCACCACGGCGAAGCCCCCCGGGCCCGAGGAGAGCGAGCCGGACCTCCTGGCGGATTACCTGCGGTACGTCGCCGCCGCCCCCGGGCCGAAGATCTCGGTGGCCCAGGACATCGACGACCCGCCCGGCCTGGGGGCGCAGTTCGGCGAGGTGACCGCCACCATCCACAAGCGACTCGGCTGCGTCGGCCACGTCACCAGCGGCTGCCCGCGCGACCTGGACGAGGTCCGCGCCCTCGGCTTCGCGCTCTTCGGCCTCAACCCGTGCGTCAGCCACGCCTACGTCCGCCTCGTCGATTTCGGCGGCCCCGCGGTGCTCGGCGGCGTCACCGTGGAGTCCGGCGACCTGATCCACGCCGACAAGCACGGGGTCTGCATCATCCCGCCATCCGTCGCGCCCGATCTGGCCGAGGCGTGCGCCGAGGTGGAGCGGAGGGAGCGGCCCCTGCTCGAAATCTGCCGGTCGGACGATTTCTCCCTGGAGCGCTACATCGAGCTACGCCTGGGGCTCCAGTCCAAGACCCACGAATGA
- the ppk1 gene encoding polyphosphate kinase 1 has product MAVIHSLPNGPPSTATPTLTVDPSLFINRELSWLDFNERVLEEARDPSNPLLDRLKFVAICASNLDEFFEVRVAGLQAQLYENLEPQDLPPDGMGPLAQLLEIARRAHDFVGRLYDTWLHDILPKLREYGIRICSPDELTPGQVGFLDDYFDSQVYPVLTPLAIDPAHPFPHVHNKSLNLLMRIESITQHNRLLYAVLQVPSVIGRLVPLPDEGDGQRRFVLLEDVIGPRLDALFGGYRVIERVAFRATRNSDLSIQENEVKISLLSTIEETLRQRKWGAPVRLEISERADDGFLAQLLSASAFELEERDVYKVPGPVDLTALAGLYKLEGFRELKEPPFDPQMPACMATRKSVFSAIRESDILVHHPFESFGTVVQFIEQASEDPQVLAIKMTLYRTADSNPIINALARAAENGKQVTALVELQARLDEENNIDKARMLQKAGVHVVYGIVGLKTHCKAALVVRREHDGIRRYVHLGTGNYNPTTARLYTDLSYFTCRPDFGEDASALFNLLTGYSQGGPWRKLVVAPVHLANRLTMLIERETVHARAGRPARIIAKMNSLVDPNIIESLYEASVAGVKIELIVRGICCLRPGVPGVSENIRVVSILDKYLEHSRIAYFLNDGLPEVFLSSADWMPRNFRRRVELMFPIEEPALRTRIIDSILALVLADNTKARELLPDGTYRRIKPKPGEPALRSQIEFQNLAREHAEDNPIRHPIAAI; this is encoded by the coding sequence GTGGCAGTCATTCACTCGCTTCCCAACGGGCCCCCGTCGACCGCGACCCCGACCCTGACCGTCGATCCCAGCCTGTTCATCAATCGCGAGCTGAGCTGGCTGGACTTCAACGAGCGCGTGCTGGAGGAGGCCCGCGACCCGTCCAATCCGCTCCTCGACCGCCTCAAGTTCGTGGCGATCTGCGCCTCCAACCTGGACGAGTTCTTCGAGGTCCGCGTCGCGGGCCTCCAGGCCCAGCTCTACGAGAACCTCGAGCCCCAGGACCTGCCCCCCGACGGCATGGGCCCGCTGGCCCAGCTGCTCGAGATCGCCCGCCGCGCGCACGACTTCGTCGGGCGGCTCTACGACACCTGGCTGCACGACATCCTCCCCAAGCTCCGGGAGTACGGCATCCGGATCTGCTCACCCGACGAGCTGACGCCCGGCCAGGTCGGCTTCCTGGACGACTACTTCGACAGCCAGGTCTACCCGGTGCTCACGCCGCTGGCCATCGACCCGGCCCACCCGTTCCCGCACGTCCACAACAAGAGCCTGAACCTGCTGATGCGGATCGAGTCGATCACCCAGCACAACCGCCTCCTGTACGCGGTGCTCCAGGTCCCCTCGGTCATCGGCCGGCTCGTCCCGCTCCCGGACGAGGGGGACGGCCAGCGCCGGTTCGTCCTGCTGGAGGACGTGATCGGCCCCCGGCTCGACGCCCTCTTCGGGGGATACCGGGTGATCGAGCGGGTCGCCTTCCGGGCCACCCGGAACAGCGACCTCTCGATCCAGGAGAACGAGGTCAAGATCAGCCTGCTCTCGACCATCGAGGAGACCCTCCGCCAGCGGAAGTGGGGGGCCCCGGTGCGGCTGGAGATCTCCGAGAGGGCCGACGACGGCTTCCTCGCCCAGCTCCTCTCCGCCTCCGCGTTCGAGCTGGAGGAGCGGGACGTCTACAAGGTCCCCGGCCCGGTGGACCTGACCGCCCTGGCGGGCCTCTACAAGCTCGAGGGCTTCCGGGAGCTGAAGGAGCCCCCCTTCGACCCCCAGATGCCCGCCTGCATGGCCACCCGGAAGAGCGTCTTCTCGGCGATCCGGGAATCCGACATCCTGGTCCACCACCCCTTCGAATCGTTCGGCACGGTCGTCCAGTTCATCGAGCAGGCCTCCGAGGACCCGCAGGTCCTCGCCATCAAGATGACGCTCTACCGGACGGCCGACTCCAACCCGATCATCAACGCCCTCGCCCGCGCCGCGGAGAACGGCAAGCAGGTCACGGCCCTCGTCGAATTGCAGGCCCGCCTCGACGAGGAGAACAACATCGACAAGGCGCGGATGCTCCAGAAGGCGGGCGTCCACGTCGTCTACGGCATCGTCGGCCTGAAGACCCACTGCAAGGCGGCGCTCGTGGTCCGTCGCGAGCACGACGGCATCCGCCGCTACGTCCACCTCGGTACGGGGAACTACAACCCGACGACCGCCAGGCTGTACACCGACCTGAGCTATTTCACCTGCCGCCCGGACTTCGGCGAGGACGCCAGCGCCCTGTTCAACCTGCTGACCGGCTACTCCCAGGGCGGCCCCTGGAGGAAGCTCGTCGTCGCCCCCGTCCACCTGGCCAATCGCCTGACGATGCTCATCGAGCGAGAGACCGTGCACGCCCGGGCCGGCCGCCCCGCGCGGATCATCGCCAAGATGAACTCGCTGGTGGACCCGAACATCATTGAGTCCCTCTACGAGGCCTCGGTCGCGGGCGTGAAGATCGAGCTGATCGTCCGGGGGATCTGCTGCCTGCGCCCCGGCGTGCCGGGCGTGTCCGAGAACATCCGCGTCGTCAGCATCCTGGACAAGTACCTGGAGCACTCCCGGATCGCCTATTTCCTGAACGACGGCCTCCCCGAGGTCTTCCTCTCCTCGGCGGACTGGATGCCGCGGAACTTCCGCCGGCGCGTCGAGCTGATGTTCCCCATCGAGGAGCCGGCCCTCCGGACCCGGATCATCGACAGCATCCTCGCCCTGGTCCTGGCCGACAACACGAAGGCCCGCGAGCTCCTCCCCGACGGCACCTACCGCCGCATCAAGCCGAAGCCCGGCGAGCCCGCCCTGCGCTCCCAGATCGAGTTCCAGAACCTCGCCCGCGAGCATGCCGAGGACAATCCGATCCGCCACCCCATCGCGGCCATCTAG
- the aspS gene encoding aspartate--tRNA ligase, which yields MLLKRTHTCGELTKGQVGEAVVLNGWVDAWRDFGGLVFIDLRDRYGVTQVVFEPDAGAELQARARDLRNEYVVGVKGTVAPRLAGKENPRLKTGEVEVRATDFVLYNATPTPPFEIGGPEPNEELRLKYRFLDLRRPSIQRVFLLRHELTQLMRNVMSEQGFLDVETPILGRSTPEGARDFLVPSRVHASHFYALPQSPQLYKQLLMVSGFDRYFQIARCFRDEDLRANRQPEFTQLDVEMSFVEDHDVMSTMEGLIAAMAQRFTGETLMLPLPRLEYHDVVERFGSDRPDLRYGLELKDLADVAAQTDFKVLKQAAELGHRVRGFCAPGGAEKYSRKDLDGLTEFAGTFGAKGLVWLKVEAEGFAGPTAKFFPSPAQAALRERFDAKAGDLILIVADTQAVTNQALSNLRARLATELKLYDPKSFHYSWVIHFPLLAWDAEENRYVAEHHPFTMPMFEDLALLDSDPAKVRAQAYDLVINGEEAGGGTIRCHDPAIQSKIFALLGLSPEQAEEKFGFLLSALRNGAPPHGGIALGVDRLVMLYAGITNIRDCIAFPKTAKGTDLMTGAPGTVEPRQLKELHIRPS from the coding sequence ATGCTGCTGAAACGGACGCACACGTGCGGGGAGCTGACGAAGGGGCAAGTCGGGGAGGCCGTCGTCCTCAACGGCTGGGTGGACGCCTGGCGTGATTTCGGCGGCCTCGTCTTCATCGACCTGCGGGACCGCTACGGCGTCACGCAGGTGGTCTTCGAGCCGGACGCCGGGGCGGAGCTGCAGGCCAGGGCCCGGGATCTCCGCAACGAGTACGTCGTCGGCGTGAAGGGCACCGTCGCACCGCGCCTCGCGGGCAAGGAGAATCCCAGGCTCAAGACCGGCGAGGTCGAGGTCCGCGCGACGGACTTCGTCCTCTACAACGCCACGCCCACGCCCCCGTTCGAGATCGGCGGCCCGGAGCCCAACGAGGAGCTGCGGTTGAAGTATCGGTTCCTGGACCTCCGCCGGCCGAGCATCCAGCGCGTGTTCCTCCTCCGCCACGAGCTCACGCAGCTCATGCGGAATGTCATGTCCGAGCAGGGATTCCTCGACGTCGAGACGCCCATCCTGGGCCGCAGCACGCCCGAGGGTGCCCGCGACTTCCTCGTCCCCAGCCGGGTCCACGCCTCGCACTTCTACGCGCTGCCGCAGTCGCCCCAGCTCTACAAGCAGCTCCTGATGGTCTCGGGCTTCGACCGCTACTTCCAGATCGCGCGATGCTTCCGCGACGAGGACCTGCGGGCCAACCGCCAGCCGGAATTCACCCAGCTCGACGTCGAGATGTCATTCGTGGAGGACCACGACGTCATGTCGACCATGGAGGGCCTCATCGCCGCCATGGCGCAGCGGTTCACCGGGGAGACGCTCATGCTCCCCCTGCCCCGCCTGGAATATCACGACGTGGTGGAGCGATTCGGCAGCGACCGGCCCGACCTCCGCTACGGCCTGGAGCTGAAGGACCTGGCCGACGTCGCCGCGCAGACCGACTTCAAGGTCCTCAAGCAGGCGGCCGAGCTCGGTCACCGCGTCCGGGGGTTCTGCGCCCCGGGCGGGGCGGAGAAGTACAGCCGCAAGGACCTCGACGGCCTCACGGAGTTCGCCGGGACGTTCGGCGCCAAGGGCCTCGTCTGGCTCAAGGTCGAGGCCGAGGGGTTCGCGGGCCCGACCGCCAAGTTCTTCCCGAGCCCGGCGCAGGCGGCGCTCCGCGAGCGGTTCGACGCCAAGGCCGGCGACCTGATCCTGATCGTGGCCGACACCCAGGCCGTCACCAACCAGGCCCTCTCCAACCTGCGGGCACGCCTGGCGACCGAGCTCAAGCTGTACGACCCGAAGTCCTTCCACTATTCCTGGGTGATCCACTTCCCGCTCCTCGCCTGGGACGCGGAGGAGAACCGCTACGTCGCGGAGCACCACCCGTTCACGATGCCGATGTTCGAGGACCTCGCGCTCCTGGATTCCGATCCCGCGAAGGTCCGCGCCCAGGCGTACGACCTCGTCATCAACGGCGAGGAGGCCGGCGGCGGCACGATCCGCTGCCACGACCCCGCCATCCAGTCCAAGATCTTCGCGCTGCTCGGGCTGTCGCCGGAGCAGGCCGAGGAGAAGTTCGGCTTCCTCCTCAGCGCCCTCCGCAACGGCGCACCGCCGCACGGCGGCATCGCCCTGGGCGTGGATCGGCTCGTCATGCTCTACGCGGGGATCACCAACATCCGCGACTGCATCGCCTTCCCGAAGACCGCCAAGGGCACCGACTTGATGACCGGCGCGCCCGGGACGGTCGAGCCGCGGCAGCTCAAGGAGCTGCACATCCGGCCGTCCTGA
- the icd gene encoding NADP-dependent isocitrate dehydrogenase, whose protein sequence is MASPKPEVPAGGEKITIENGKLNVPDRPIIPFIEGDGTGPDIWRASVRVLDAAVQKAYGGRKTIRWTEVYAGEKSYQLFSTWLPDETVAAFREYLVGIKGPLTTPVGGGIRSLNVALRQMLDLYVCLRPVRWFHGVPSPVKRPEAVDMVIFRENTEDVYAGIEFEEGSADVKKVVAFLKDNFPKMYDKIRFPETAAIGIKPISREGSDRLIRSAIQYAIANKRKSVTIVHKGNIMKFTEGAFRNHGYALAEAEFGDATYTWGQWEKTKAAGGEEAANAEQKAALASGKVLVKDAIADITLQQVLTRPNEFDVIATMNLNGDYLSDALAAQVGGIGIAPGGNINYVTGHAVFEATHGTAPKYAGLDQVNPGSVILSGEMMLRYLGWTEAADLVIKGMDGAIGAKTVTYDFARLMEGARQVKCSEFGDAVIKAM, encoded by the coding sequence ATGGCCAGTCCGAAGCCGGAGGTCCCCGCCGGGGGCGAGAAGATCACGATCGAGAACGGCAAGCTGAACGTCCCCGACCGGCCCATCATCCCGTTCATCGAGGGGGACGGGACCGGGCCGGACATCTGGCGGGCGTCGGTGCGCGTCCTGGATGCGGCGGTGCAGAAGGCCTACGGCGGCAGGAAGACGATCCGGTGGACGGAGGTCTACGCGGGGGAGAAGTCCTATCAGCTCTTCTCGACATGGCTGCCGGACGAGACCGTCGCCGCCTTCCGCGAGTATCTCGTCGGCATCAAGGGGCCGCTCACCACGCCCGTCGGCGGCGGCATCCGGTCGCTGAACGTCGCGCTGCGGCAGATGCTCGACCTGTACGTCTGCCTGCGCCCCGTCCGCTGGTTCCATGGCGTGCCCTCGCCCGTGAAGCGGCCCGAGGCCGTGGACATGGTGATCTTCCGCGAGAACACCGAGGACGTGTACGCCGGGATCGAGTTCGAGGAGGGCTCGGCCGACGTCAAGAAGGTCGTCGCGTTCCTCAAGGACAACTTCCCCAAGATGTACGACAAGATCCGCTTCCCGGAGACCGCCGCGATCGGCATCAAGCCGATCTCCCGCGAGGGGAGCGACCGGCTCATCCGCTCGGCGATCCAGTATGCGATCGCCAACAAGCGGAAGAGCGTGACGATCGTCCACAAGGGCAACATCATGAAGTTCACCGAGGGCGCCTTCCGCAACCACGGATACGCCCTCGCGGAGGCGGAGTTCGGCGACGCCACCTACACGTGGGGCCAGTGGGAGAAGACCAAGGCCGCCGGCGGAGAGGAGGCCGCCAACGCCGAGCAGAAGGCCGCGCTGGCGTCGGGCAAGGTCCTCGTCAAGGACGCGATCGCCGACATCACGCTCCAGCAGGTCCTCACCCGTCCCAATGAGTTCGACGTGATCGCCACGATGAACCTGAACGGCGATTACCTGTCGGATGCCCTGGCCGCCCAGGTCGGAGGGATCGGCATCGCGCCCGGCGGCAACATCAATTACGTCACGGGGCACGCCGTCTTCGAGGCGACCCACGGCACGGCCCCCAAGTATGCCGGGCTGGACCAGGTCAACCCGGGCTCGGTGATCCTCTCCGGCGAGATGATGCTCCGCTACCTGGGCTGGACCGAGGCCGCGGACCTCGTCATCAAGGGCATGGACGGCGCCATCGGCGCGAAGACCGTCACCTACGACTTTGCCCGCCTCATGGAAGGCGCCAGGCAGGTCAAGTGCAGCGAATTCGGCGACGCCGTCATCAAGGCCATGTAG
- a CDS encoding class I SAM-dependent methyltransferase, with protein sequence MSYDRDQAAEEFTRWSESYDRCILQWLLFGPSHRALIRRIRAVAADRPFRVLDVGCGTGLFASRIRAAMPEAEVVGIDLVPEMLAKGRRRWEFLADNVIPVRGDSERLPFASGTFDFVTCANSFHHYPNQERAVQEMQRVLRPGGRLLIIDGYRDGPWGWFIYDVCVTFREGNVHHASSRRFRELMGAAGFQAVAQKVHRGFAPFLLSEGVVPESIPSIPAPHFRVRQAVDA encoded by the coding sequence ATGAGCTACGACAGGGACCAGGCGGCCGAGGAATTCACCCGCTGGAGCGAGAGCTACGACCGCTGCATCCTCCAGTGGCTCCTGTTCGGTCCGTCGCATCGCGCCTTGATCCGCCGGATCCGGGCCGTGGCCGCGGATCGTCCGTTCCGCGTCCTCGACGTCGGCTGCGGCACGGGGTTGTTCGCATCCCGCATCCGGGCCGCCATGCCCGAGGCGGAGGTGGTCGGGATCGACCTCGTGCCGGAGATGCTCGCCAAGGGCCGCCGGCGCTGGGAGTTCCTCGCCGACAACGTCATCCCGGTCCGCGGCGACTCGGAACGCCTGCCCTTCGCGTCGGGGACGTTCGACTTCGTCACCTGCGCCAACAGCTTCCACCACTATCCCAACCAGGAGCGGGCCGTCCAGGAGATGCAGCGGGTGCTCCGCCCCGGCGGGCGGCTGCTCATCATCGACGGCTACCGGGATGGCCCCTGGGGCTGGTTCATCTACGACGTCTGCGTCACCTTCCGGGAGGGGAACGTGCACCACGCCTCGTCCCGCCGGTTCCGCGAGCTCATGGGCGCCGCGGGGTTCCAGGCCGTCGCCCAGAAGGTCCATCGAGGCTTCGCCCCGTTCCTCCTCAGCGAGGGCGTGGTGCCCGAGTCCATCCCGAGCATCCCCGCACCCCACTTCCGGGTCCGCCAGGCCGTGGACGCGTGA